The following proteins come from a genomic window of Synechococcus sp. NB0720_010:
- the lipA gene encoding lipoyl synthase: MLKPDWLRVKAPQRERIGEVADLLLDLKLNTVCQEASCPNIGECFAGGTATFLIMGPGCTRACPYCDIDFDKSVRSLDPTEPERLGEATARLGLKHVVITSVNRDDLSDGGASQFVACIEAVRQRSPQTSIELLIPDFCGDWDALATVMEAGPDVLNHNIETVPRLYKKARPQGIYERSLELLLQVRERWPKAYSKSGLMVGLGESDEEVIETLLDLREHRVDIVTIGQYLSPGPKHLPVDRFVTPEQFERFRLHGEQELGFLQVVSTPLTRSSYHAGEVQRLMQLHPR, from the coding sequence TTGCTGAAACCCGACTGGCTGCGCGTCAAAGCTCCCCAGCGGGAACGGATCGGGGAAGTGGCCGATCTGCTGCTGGATCTCAAGCTCAACACCGTCTGCCAGGAGGCCAGCTGCCCGAACATCGGCGAGTGCTTCGCCGGGGGCACAGCCACCTTTTTGATCATGGGGCCGGGCTGCACCCGGGCCTGCCCCTACTGCGACATCGATTTCGATAAGAGCGTCCGCAGCCTCGATCCGACCGAGCCCGAGCGCCTGGGGGAAGCCACCGCACGGCTGGGCCTGAAGCATGTGGTGATCACCTCGGTGAATCGCGACGACCTGAGCGATGGCGGAGCCAGCCAATTTGTGGCCTGCATCGAGGCGGTCCGCCAGCGCTCTCCCCAGACCAGCATTGAGCTTTTGATCCCTGATTTCTGCGGGGACTGGGATGCCCTGGCCACGGTGATGGAGGCCGGACCCGATGTGCTGAACCACAACATCGAGACGGTGCCCAGGCTCTACAAAAAAGCCAGACCCCAGGGGATCTACGAACGCTCGCTCGAGCTGCTGCTGCAGGTGCGGGAGCGCTGGCCGAAGGCCTACAGCAAGTCCGGCCTGATGGTCGGCCTTGGGGAAAGCGACGAGGAAGTGATCGAGACCCTGCTGGATCTCAGGGAACACCGGGTCGACATCGTCACGATCGGCCAGTACCTCTCCCCGGGGCCGAAGCACTTGCCGGTGGATCGGTTCGTCACACCCGAGCAATTCGAGCGCTTCCGTCTCCACGGCGAGCAGGAGCTGGGCTTTCTCCAGGTGGTCAGCACTCCCCTGACCCGCAGCAGCTATCACGCCGGTGAGGTGCAGCGCCTGATGCAGCTGCACCCCCGCTAG
- the psaA gene encoding photosystem I core protein PsaA, translating into MTISPPERGKTAKAQVDRVNNPATFELFGKPGHFDRSLAKGPKTTTWVWNLHANAHDFDSHTSDLEEVSRKIFSAHFGHLAVIFVWLSGAFFHGARFSNYSGWLADPTHVKPSAQVVWPVFGQEILNGDVGAGFHGIQITSGLFHVWRAWGITTETQLMALAIGALVMAGLMLNAGVFHYHKAAPKLEWFQNVESMLNHHLAGLLGLGSLSWAGHLIHVSLPTTALMDAIDAGSPLSLNGKTIATVADIPLPHEFFNQDLLAQLFPGFGAGINAFFTGNWAAYSDFLTFKGGLNPVTGSMWMSDIAHHHLAIAVLFIVAGHMYRTNWGIGHSIKEILEGQKGDPLLFPASKGHDGLYEFMTTSWHAQLAVNLALLGSLSIIVAQHMYAMPAYPYIGIDYPTQLSIFTHHTWIGGFLIVGAGAHAAIAMIRDYDPAKHVDNVLDRVLKARDALISHLNWVCIWLGFHSFGLYIHNDTMRALGRPQDMFSDSAIALKPVFAQWIQGLHAAAAGSTAPNALAGVSEVFNGSVVAVGGKVAAGPIPLGTADFMVHHIHAFTIHVTVLILLKGVLYARSSRLVPDKANLGFRFPCDGPGRGGTCQVSAWDHVFLGLFWMYNSLSIVIFHFSWKMQSDVWGTVNADGSVSHITNGNFANSALTINGWLRDFLWAQAAQVINSYGSATSAYGLMFLGAHFVWAFSLMFLFSGRGYWQELIESIVWAHNKLKVAPAIQPRALSITQGRAVGVAHYLLGGIATTWSFFLARIIAVG; encoded by the coding sequence ATGACCATCAGCCCACCAGAGCGTGGGAAAACGGCGAAGGCCCAGGTCGACCGGGTGAACAACCCGGCCACCTTCGAACTGTTCGGTAAGCCCGGCCATTTCGATCGCAGCCTTGCCAAAGGTCCCAAAACCACAACCTGGGTTTGGAACCTCCACGCCAACGCTCACGACTTCGACAGCCACACCAGCGATCTCGAAGAGGTCAGCCGGAAGATTTTTTCGGCCCACTTCGGTCACCTGGCTGTGATCTTTGTTTGGCTGAGCGGCGCCTTCTTCCACGGTGCTCGCTTCTCCAACTACTCCGGCTGGCTCGCCGACCCCACGCACGTCAAACCCAGTGCGCAGGTGGTTTGGCCTGTCTTCGGCCAAGAAATCCTTAACGGCGATGTGGGTGCCGGCTTCCACGGCATCCAGATCACTTCAGGCCTCTTCCACGTTTGGCGGGCCTGGGGCATCACCACTGAAACCCAGCTCATGGCCCTGGCCATCGGTGCCCTGGTGATGGCCGGTTTGATGCTCAATGCGGGCGTCTTCCACTACCACAAGGCAGCTCCCAAGCTCGAGTGGTTCCAGAACGTTGAGTCCATGCTCAACCACCATCTGGCCGGTCTGCTTGGTCTGGGTTCCCTGTCCTGGGCGGGTCACTTGATCCACGTGTCTCTGCCCACCACTGCGCTGATGGACGCCATCGATGCCGGCAGCCCCCTGTCGCTAAATGGCAAGACCATCGCCACCGTGGCGGACATCCCCCTGCCCCACGAGTTCTTTAACCAGGACCTGCTGGCTCAGCTGTTCCCCGGTTTCGGCGCTGGCATCAATGCCTTCTTCACCGGTAACTGGGCGGCCTACAGCGATTTCCTCACCTTTAAAGGTGGTCTGAATCCTGTGACCGGCAGCATGTGGATGAGCGACATCGCTCACCACCACCTGGCGATCGCCGTGCTCTTCATCGTTGCCGGTCACATGTACCGGACCAACTGGGGCATCGGCCACAGCATCAAGGAGATCCTCGAGGGCCAGAAGGGCGACCCCCTGCTCTTCCCCGCCAGCAAGGGCCACGACGGCCTTTACGAGTTCATGACCACCAGCTGGCACGCCCAGTTGGCTGTGAACCTGGCGCTGCTGGGCTCGCTGAGCATCATCGTTGCTCAGCACATGTACGCGATGCCTGCGTATCCCTACATCGGCATCGACTACCCCACGCAGCTGTCGATCTTCACCCACCACACCTGGATTGGTGGCTTCCTGATCGTTGGTGCTGGCGCCCACGCCGCCATCGCCATGATTCGCGACTACGACCCCGCCAAGCATGTGGACAACGTGCTCGACCGGGTGCTCAAGGCTCGCGATGCCCTGATCAGCCACCTGAACTGGGTGTGCATCTGGCTCGGCTTCCACAGCTTTGGCCTCTACATCCACAACGACACCATGCGTGCCCTGGGACGTCCCCAGGACATGTTCAGCGACTCCGCCATTGCCCTGAAGCCCGTCTTCGCGCAGTGGATCCAGGGTCTGCATGCTGCTGCAGCCGGTAGCACCGCTCCCAACGCCCTTGCTGGCGTGAGCGAAGTGTTCAACGGCTCCGTGGTTGCCGTCGGCGGCAAGGTGGCCGCCGGTCCGATCCCCCTGGGGACGGCCGACTTCATGGTCCACCACATCCACGCCTTCACGATTCACGTGACGGTGCTGATCCTGCTGAAGGGTGTGCTCTATGCCCGCAGCAGCCGTCTGGTTCCCGACAAGGCGAACCTCGGTTTCCGCTTCCCCTGCGACGGCCCCGGCCGTGGCGGTACCTGCCAGGTGTCGGCTTGGGACCACGTGTTCCTGGGCCTGTTCTGGATGTACAACTCCCTGTCGATCGTGATCTTCCACTTCTCCTGGAAGATGCAGAGCGACGTGTGGGGCACCGTCAATGCTGACGGCTCCGTCTCCCACATCACCAATGGCAACTTTGCCAATAGCGCACTGACCATCAATGGCTGGCTGCGTGACTTCCTGTGGGCTCAGGCCGCACAGGTGATCAACAGCTATGGCTCTGCCACCAGTGCCTATGGCCTGATGTTCCTGGGTGCCCACTTCGTTTGGGCGTTCAGCTTGATGTTCCTGTTCAGTGGTCGCGGCTACTGGCAAGAGCTGATTGAGTCCATCGTCTGGGCTCACAACAAGCTGAAGGTTGCTCCCGCCATTCAGCCGCGGGCGCTCTCCATCACCCAGGGCCGTGCCGTTGGTGTTGCCCACTATCTGCTGGGCGGCATCGCGACCACCTGGTCGTTCTTCCTGGCCCGCATCATTGC
- the gltB gene encoding glutamate synthase large subunit: MPLSSRPVWPHCDSPAPAEVAGEKDACGVGFLANLKGETSHWVLKQALRGLDCMEHRGGCGGDGDSGDGAGVLCGIPWTYLEAVWPEAAAASAATRGLGMVFLPAEAGKRDQAKAFCDEEAQALGLRSLGWRSVPVDPSVLGPLARGTAPVIEQWLLAADCDGDALEALLFRLRRRCGDRARSVWGAVPSDLYFASLSSRTVVYKGMVRSEVLSAYYGDLRDERFAVSFAVYHRRFSTNTLPRWPLAQPMRLLGHNGEINTLLGNLNWARAAEADLDAVWGEAASDLKPVVNSAFSDSANLDATLELLVRSGRPITESLLTLVPEAFRDQPALADKPAVQAFYEYSACTQEPWDGPALLVFADGRSVGATLDRNGLRPARYCITSDGFVVMGSETGVVELEESRIIEKGRLGPGQMLAVDLENGRLLHNWDVKQEVAARHPYGQWLAEHRRTLTAQPWTQERQLADLELLQQQTAFGFTAEDFDLVIEDMAGAAKEPTYCMGDDIPLAVLSDKPHLLYDYFKQRFAQVTNPPIDPLREKLVMSLEMHLGKRGSPLKPEASAAAVLHLNSPILNEAELAAATQQGIASRTLSTLMPITGGPAGLEAALTQLCSDAEAAVRSGNQILVLSDRGITATTSYIPPLLAVGAVHHHLLNQGLRLQTSLVAETAQCWSTHHLACLIGYGASAVCPWLTWETTRHWLAHPKTQKLIERGKLPALTPDQVQANVRKALEDGLRKILSKIGISLLASYHGAQIFEAIGVGADLIERAFKGTTSRVAGLSLAELASETLTFHAKAFPELNRTKLEFMGFVQYRTGGEYHLNSPEMTKALHAAIKQGPGYDHFSTYKTLVENRPVTALRDLLELQPAATPLPLDQVESIESICERFCTGGMSLGALSREAHEVLAVAMNRIGGKSNSGEGGEDPARFKVLGDVNAEGLSATLPSIKGLKNGDTACSAIKQIASGRFGVTPEYLRSGKQLEIKVAQGAKPGEGGQLPGPKVDPYIAWLRNSKPGVALISPPPHHDIYSIEDLAQLIHDLHQVHPAAKVSVKLVAEIGIGTIAAGVAKANADVIQISGHDGGTGASPLSSIKHAGGPWELGLTEVHRALLENGLRDRVLLRADGGLKTGWDVVIAALLGAEEYGFGSIAMIAEGCIMARVCHTNNCPVGVATQKEALRKRFTGLPEQVVNFFLFVAEEVRQLMSVLGVARLEDLIGRSDLLKPRAVQLAKTKALDLSCLLDPIPQAADRAWLRHAEAAHGNGVILEDQLLADAELLAAIENHGQLARTLPIINTDRSVCARLGGEIAARHGNTGFQGQLDLTYEGAAGQSFGAFTVQGMNVRLVGEANDYVGKGINGGRITVVPPAGGNDPGAQVILGNTCLYGATGGELFALGRAGERFAVRNSGVKTVVEGAGDHCCEYMTGGVVVVLGSTGRNVGAGMTGGVTFILDENGGLRDRVNPEIVEICELTTPEQEAMLKPLLEAHLAATGSSKASTILGDWSSWKGRFKVLVPPSEKANVGLAEREAVAA, translated from the coding sequence ATGCCGCTGTCTTCTCGTCCTGTTTGGCCCCATTGCGACAGCCCCGCCCCGGCAGAGGTGGCCGGCGAGAAGGATGCCTGCGGCGTTGGTTTTCTGGCGAACCTCAAAGGTGAGACCAGCCACTGGGTCCTGAAGCAGGCCCTGCGCGGTCTGGACTGCATGGAGCACCGCGGAGGCTGCGGCGGCGATGGCGATTCCGGCGATGGCGCTGGTGTGCTCTGCGGCATCCCCTGGACCTATCTCGAGGCGGTTTGGCCTGAAGCTGCCGCCGCCTCAGCTGCAACCCGTGGTTTGGGCATGGTGTTCCTGCCTGCCGAGGCGGGCAAGCGCGATCAAGCCAAGGCCTTTTGCGATGAGGAAGCCCAGGCCCTGGGACTGCGCAGCCTGGGCTGGCGCAGCGTTCCCGTGGACCCCAGCGTCTTGGGTCCTCTGGCCCGCGGCACGGCTCCAGTGATTGAGCAGTGGCTGCTCGCTGCCGATTGCGATGGTGACGCCCTCGAGGCCCTGCTGTTCCGCCTGCGGCGCCGCTGCGGCGATCGTGCGCGCAGTGTCTGGGGTGCCGTCCCAAGCGACCTTTACTTCGCGTCCTTGAGCAGCCGGACGGTTGTCTACAAGGGCATGGTCCGCTCGGAGGTCCTCTCCGCCTACTACGGGGACCTTCGCGATGAACGCTTCGCGGTCAGTTTCGCGGTCTATCACCGTCGTTTCAGCACCAACACGCTGCCCCGCTGGCCCCTGGCCCAGCCGATGCGTCTCCTGGGCCACAACGGCGAGATCAACACCCTTCTGGGGAACCTGAATTGGGCCCGCGCCGCCGAGGCTGATCTCGATGCGGTTTGGGGCGAGGCCGCCTCGGACCTCAAGCCGGTGGTGAATTCCGCCTTCAGCGATTCGGCCAACCTTGATGCCACCCTCGAGCTGCTGGTTCGCAGTGGTCGCCCGATCACCGAGAGCCTGCTGACCCTGGTGCCGGAGGCCTTCCGCGATCAGCCGGCCCTGGCTGACAAGCCAGCGGTCCAGGCCTTCTATGAGTATTCGGCCTGCACCCAGGAGCCCTGGGATGGCCCAGCGCTTCTGGTCTTCGCCGATGGCCGCAGCGTTGGCGCCACCTTGGATCGCAATGGCCTGCGCCCGGCTCGCTACTGCATCACCAGCGACGGCTTTGTGGTGATGGGCTCGGAAACCGGCGTGGTGGAGCTCGAGGAAAGCCGGATCATCGAGAAGGGTCGCCTGGGCCCCGGCCAGATGTTGGCTGTTGATCTGGAGAACGGTCGCCTGCTCCATAACTGGGACGTCAAGCAAGAGGTGGCCGCGCGTCACCCCTACGGCCAGTGGTTGGCGGAGCACCGCCGCACCCTGACGGCCCAGCCCTGGACCCAGGAGCGCCAGCTGGCTGACCTGGAGCTGCTCCAGCAGCAAACCGCCTTTGGTTTCACCGCCGAGGACTTCGATCTGGTGATCGAGGACATGGCCGGTGCGGCCAAGGAGCCCACCTACTGCATGGGTGATGACATCCCCTTGGCAGTGCTCTCCGATAAGCCCCACCTTCTGTACGACTACTTCAAGCAGCGCTTCGCCCAGGTCACCAACCCGCCGATTGACCCCCTGCGGGAGAAGTTGGTGATGAGCCTGGAGATGCATCTGGGCAAGCGGGGCTCTCCCCTCAAGCCCGAGGCCTCCGCGGCAGCGGTTCTGCATCTCAACAGCCCGATTCTCAATGAGGCCGAGTTGGCGGCGGCCACCCAGCAGGGCATTGCCAGCCGCACGCTCTCGACCCTGATGCCGATCACCGGCGGACCGGCCGGCCTTGAGGCTGCACTGACCCAGCTCTGCAGCGACGCTGAAGCTGCCGTGCGCAGCGGCAACCAAATCCTGGTGCTCTCTGACCGGGGAATCACGGCAACCACGTCCTATATCCCCCCGCTCCTGGCGGTGGGTGCGGTGCACCATCACCTGCTGAACCAGGGACTGCGCCTGCAGACCTCCCTGGTGGCTGAGACCGCCCAGTGCTGGAGCACCCACCACCTGGCTTGCCTGATCGGCTACGGCGCCAGCGCTGTTTGCCCCTGGCTCACCTGGGAGACCACGCGTCATTGGCTGGCCCATCCCAAGACGCAGAAATTGATTGAGCGGGGCAAGCTCCCCGCCCTGACCCCCGATCAGGTCCAGGCCAATGTGCGCAAGGCCCTCGAAGACGGTCTGCGCAAGATCCTCTCCAAGATCGGCATCTCCCTGCTGGCCAGCTACCACGGAGCCCAGATCTTTGAGGCGATCGGTGTCGGTGCCGATCTGATCGAGCGGGCCTTCAAGGGCACCACCAGCCGCGTGGCTGGTCTGAGCCTGGCGGAATTGGCCAGCGAGACGCTGACCTTCCACGCCAAGGCGTTCCCAGAACTCAACCGCACCAAGCTCGAGTTCATGGGCTTTGTGCAGTACCGGACCGGCGGGGAATACCACCTCAACAGCCCGGAGATGACCAAGGCGCTCCATGCGGCGATCAAGCAGGGGCCCGGCTACGACCACTTCTCCACCTACAAAACCCTGGTGGAGAACCGTCCGGTGACGGCCCTGCGGGACCTCCTGGAGCTGCAACCCGCCGCCACTCCGCTGCCCCTCGATCAGGTCGAGAGCATCGAGAGCATCTGTGAGCGCTTCTGCACCGGCGGCATGAGCTTGGGTGCGCTCTCGCGCGAAGCCCATGAAGTCTTGGCCGTCGCGATGAACCGCATCGGCGGCAAGAGCAACAGCGGTGAGGGCGGCGAGGACCCGGCTCGCTTCAAGGTCCTGGGGGATGTGAATGCGGAGGGCCTCTCCGCCACCCTGCCCTCGATCAAGGGTCTGAAAAACGGCGACACCGCCTGCTCTGCGATCAAGCAGATCGCCTCGGGCCGCTTTGGCGTGACCCCCGAGTACCTGCGCAGCGGCAAGCAGCTCGAGATCAAGGTGGCCCAAGGGGCCAAGCCCGGTGAAGGCGGCCAGCTTCCCGGTCCGAAGGTCGATCCCTACATCGCCTGGTTGCGCAACAGCAAGCCTGGGGTGGCCTTGATCTCACCGCCGCCTCACCACGACATCTATTCCATCGAGGATCTGGCGCAGCTCATCCATGACCTGCACCAGGTGCATCCCGCCGCCAAGGTCAGCGTCAAGCTGGTGGCTGAGATCGGCATCGGCACCATCGCGGCAGGTGTGGCCAAGGCCAATGCCGATGTCATCCAGATCTCTGGCCATGACGGCGGCACCGGTGCCTCGCCCCTGAGCTCGATCAAGCATGCCGGCGGTCCTTGGGAACTCGGTCTGACCGAGGTTCACCGGGCTCTGCTGGAGAACGGCCTGCGTGATCGCGTGCTGCTGCGGGCCGATGGCGGCCTGAAGACCGGCTGGGACGTGGTCATCGCCGCCCTGCTGGGCGCTGAGGAATACGGCTTCGGTTCGATCGCGATGATCGCCGAGGGCTGCATCATGGCCCGCGTTTGCCACACCAATAACTGCCCGGTCGGCGTGGCCACCCAGAAGGAGGCCCTGCGCAAGCGCTTCACCGGTCTGCCTGAGCAGGTGGTGAACTTCTTCCTGTTCGTCGCCGAGGAAGTGCGTCAGCTGATGAGCGTGCTGGGCGTGGCCCGTCTGGAGGATCTGATTGGTCGCTCGGACCTGCTGAAGCCCCGCGCCGTGCAGCTGGCTAAAACGAAGGCCCTGGATCTCTCCTGCCTGCTGGATCCCATCCCCCAGGCGGCCGATCGCGCCTGGTTGCGCCACGCCGAGGCGGCCCATGGCAACGGCGTGATCCTTGAGGATCAGCTGCTGGCCGATGCCGAGCTGCTGGCGGCCATTGAGAACCACGGCCAGCTCGCCAGGACCCTGCCGATCATCAATACCGATCGCAGCGTCTGCGCCCGTCTGGGCGGTGAGATCGCGGCTCGCCATGGCAACACCGGCTTCCAGGGACAACTCGACCTCACCTATGAGGGTGCGGCGGGACAGAGCTTTGGCGCATTCACCGTTCAGGGCATGAATGTGCGCCTGGTGGGTGAGGCCAACGACTACGTCGGCAAAGGCATCAACGGTGGTCGCATCACCGTCGTTCCCCCTGCCGGTGGCAATGATCCCGGTGCCCAGGTGATCCTGGGGAATACCTGCCTCTATGGCGCCACCGGTGGTGAGCTCTTTGCCCTCGGCCGTGCCGGTGAGCGTTTCGCTGTGCGCAACAGCGGCGTCAAGACCGTGGTGGAAGGCGCCGGCGACCACTGCTGCGAATACATGACCGGTGGTGTGGTCGTGGTGCTCGGCAGCACGGGCCGCAACGTGGGCGCCGGCATGACCGGTGGCGTCACCTTCATCCTCGATGAGAACGGTGGTCTGCGCGATCGCGTCAACCCTGAGATCGTCGAGATCTGTGAGCTCACGACCCCTGAGCAGGAGGCCATGCTCAAGCCTCTGCTCGAGGCCCATCTCGCGGCCACCGGCAGCAGCAAGGCGTCCACGATCCTGGGCGACTGGTCCAGCTGGAAAGGGCGCTTCAAGGTGCTGGTTCCCCCCAGCGAGAAGGCCAACGTCGGCCTGGCGGAGCGGGAGGCGGTGGCGGCCTGA
- the cobJ gene encoding precorrin-3B C(17)-methyltransferase, with translation MNDSLIWGFSLSASGLPLLRRLLQSGEIDRLASPADGNHWGPGELQALLEANWSTSRAFVAVGACGAITRLIAPQLESKASDPAVVVLDPSGRFAIPLLGGHGAGGEALARTLAARCQGEAVITGASYGEGRVPLDSFGQAWGWRRNNGPWDALMKAAARGEALEAQHLQGNSRWQELPGLAPGAEAATQRISVGIGADSGCRWHPPSVWLGMGCERNTSLSLLERCCDQLIAQHQIAPEAIAGLASADRKADEPALLALAEQRGWPLRCFSAERLATVEVPNPSAVVAAELGTASVAEASALLAAGPEATLLAEKQISRAEAGEQGAATAALALAASQWAPHRGQLHLIGSGPGRLDLLTPDAKAALSQSCVWVGYGLYLDLLEPLRRPDQLRSDGQLTQERERCRQALRLACEGQTVSLVSSGDSGIYGMAGLALELWLELDPLDRPGFEVHPGISALQVAAARAGAPLMHDFCTISLSDRLTPWEVIEKRLVAAAAGDFVVALYNPRSKGRDWQLERAQQLLLSGRPASTPVVLARQLGRPEEQVTLHELGGLPIEQVDMLTLVLIGNSSSRAEDGRMVTPRGYPGAELQ, from the coding sequence ATGAACGACAGCCTGATTTGGGGATTCAGCCTCAGCGCCAGCGGCCTCCCGCTGCTGCGACGCCTCCTGCAATCAGGCGAGATTGACCGTCTGGCCAGCCCGGCCGATGGAAACCACTGGGGGCCTGGGGAACTGCAGGCCCTGCTCGAGGCCAACTGGAGCACAAGTCGGGCCTTTGTGGCCGTCGGGGCCTGTGGGGCCATCACCCGACTGATCGCGCCTCAGCTCGAGAGCAAGGCCAGCGACCCAGCGGTGGTCGTCCTGGATCCAAGCGGACGCTTTGCCATCCCCCTACTGGGAGGCCACGGGGCTGGTGGCGAGGCCCTGGCTCGGACCCTGGCGGCCCGATGCCAAGGGGAAGCCGTGATCACCGGGGCTTCCTATGGAGAGGGCCGGGTTCCCTTGGACAGCTTTGGTCAGGCCTGGGGCTGGAGACGCAACAACGGCCCCTGGGATGCGCTCATGAAGGCAGCCGCCCGCGGCGAGGCGCTGGAGGCCCAACACCTGCAGGGCAATTCCCGCTGGCAAGAACTCCCCGGCCTGGCGCCAGGGGCCGAGGCCGCCACACAAAGGATTTCGGTCGGGATTGGGGCGGATTCGGGCTGCCGCTGGCACCCGCCCAGCGTCTGGCTGGGAATGGGCTGCGAGCGCAACACCAGCCTGAGCCTGCTGGAGCGCTGCTGCGACCAACTGATCGCGCAACACCAGATCGCACCGGAGGCGATCGCAGGCCTGGCCAGTGCCGATCGCAAAGCGGATGAGCCGGCGCTCTTGGCGCTGGCCGAACAGCGCGGCTGGCCCCTGCGCTGCTTCAGCGCTGAACGCCTGGCCACGGTGGAGGTTCCCAACCCCTCGGCGGTGGTCGCTGCCGAACTGGGAACCGCCAGCGTGGCGGAGGCCTCGGCCCTTCTGGCGGCAGGCCCGGAGGCAACGCTGCTGGCCGAAAAACAGATCAGCCGCGCCGAAGCAGGTGAACAGGGAGCGGCGACCGCAGCCCTGGCCCTGGCCGCCAGTCAATGGGCACCCCATCGCGGCCAGTTGCATCTGATCGGCAGTGGGCCAGGACGGCTGGACCTCCTGACCCCGGACGCCAAAGCGGCCCTCAGCCAGAGCTGCGTTTGGGTCGGCTACGGGCTCTACCTGGATTTACTGGAACCGCTGCGGCGCCCCGATCAACTGCGCAGTGATGGTCAGCTGACCCAAGAGCGAGAACGCTGCAGGCAGGCGCTGCGCCTGGCCTGCGAGGGACAGACCGTCTCCTTGGTCTCCTCGGGGGATAGCGGCATCTATGGGATGGCGGGACTGGCCCTGGAGCTCTGGCTCGAGCTCGATCCCCTGGACCGTCCGGGCTTCGAGGTCCATCCCGGCATCTCAGCCCTGCAGGTTGCCGCGGCCAGGGCCGGAGCACCGTTGATGCACGACTTCTGCACCATCAGCCTGAGCGACCGTCTGACCCCTTGGGAGGTGATCGAAAAACGCCTGGTGGCAGCGGCGGCAGGCGACTTTGTCGTCGCCCTCTACAACCCGCGCTCCAAGGGCAGGGATTGGCAGCTGGAGCGGGCCCAGCAGCTTCTGCTCTCCGGACGGCCTGCCAGCACGCCTGTGGTCCTCGCTCGCCAACTCGGGCGCCCCGAAGAGCAGGTGACCCTGCACGAACTCGGCGGCCTTCCGATCGAGCAGGTGGACATGCTCACCTTGGTGCTGATCGGCAACAGCAGCAGTCGCGCCGAGGACGGCCGGATGGTCACCCCGAGGGGATATCCAGGCGCGGAGCTGCAATAA